In one window of Ptiloglossa arizonensis isolate GNS036 chromosome 5, iyPtiAriz1_principal, whole genome shotgun sequence DNA:
- the Chico gene encoding insulin receptor substrate 1 chico isoform X2 — protein MSSGRGLVSPSGGPVVRCGHVKKLKTQKKKFFVLRGEAPGYPACLEYYDSKKKFENRQPPKRSIMLDSCFNINKRVDTKHKHVIALYTKDECFCLIFESEKELDEWLKEMLLLQSGDVADGEQPRPIFEHVWQVTMQKKGLGERKNIHGPYRLCLTVRTLSLVKIGAEDNSDSIEFPLHCIRRCGRMSRIFYMEVGRSAVTGGGELWMEAEDCNITHNMHAAIMNAMSNSRSTKDDVEPRQRMRSSSATEASKPILVLQRRHTGQKFYNFSPLEEHRTHKEQVDPLQEQEQSNQIQSTSSCNTVTAVAGTGAGTAGIASTNTNCATTTRRRHSVASHPHSVNNSQSVHVTTTSTTTTTTSTTITITTTATVTTTTTTATISHQRTLSLPLAAVIINQMQSSKRSVLRCANGRDRCDSLPSRARTTSESHPASVLSHSRNTHFVSHILRPHSMYVRGLSYSPPIASMPISPASGACSTDSAGSSLSMDDGGENVLEEGTVSRYGHSLTPDEPVILEENCDDYASWSMSHSHHKYSPNFKSHSPSQSSYIDMYSPCGSSPGRGGAYMPMISGTGHSHSRGSSLVEETSTLPEGYVPMAPVGNNGYVDMDPSHSHNGHFSDDTSQHGGSSCSVTSGTPSTDLRFSEYHLDKVSSFLPPGEDLQARPARAYSIGSRPEPANRHRKNRLDITQQEASRVRAFSVGSRFKRPDIGRLANVITAPLPPGSENPSSNKSNSAPLLSSSWGHNSGCSTTSERMEDLMELDFTKPSISTTLHSSPSSYSQSQSQSYSYSTATDTSSYVDMSPGQPPSSTTAPYVDMSRINKINRNNNNNTITANQNHSHIHVTSSASTHKPEFTTLKPVEEAEGSYMRMDGVMEDWSHSDTSPKLISSPTQEECVQSNGPPGVTRTAPVDLPRRPPVDYVEMNFKSRTILEQDYINMNMSNRNNRKSSTRTGNRKEKLRSQPIAIQASNKPIKAPSFLPLNGSPESESLSSTPASPPRATPTGSSATIFPFSLNSPQSPEKSFIHQKNNDDLSELNMTSKTTDCAIVEPASRINTVNNSVTVTEANNTLPNKVINDRPASPAGKDNQVNRVISNLLASQDNILNAVTKKFADLNLSKPRLITASPNTSSTLSGFKATVENPIVEKQPSSPKLSDETPTPTATPSPLENESYDKLQQSDASILHYASLDLPEIGSTAPVSPASQESFNYAEIDFEKLKQN, from the exons ATGTCTTCGGGCAGGGGTTTAGTCTCCCCTTCAGGAGGTCCCGTTGTTCGCTGCGGCCATGTAAAGAAACTAAAGACACAAAAGAAGAAATTCTTCGTCCTGCGAGGCGAGGCGCCAGGATATCCCGCTTGTCTCGAATATTACGAtagcaaaaagaagttcgagAACAGACAGCCGCCGAAACGTAGCATCATGCTAGACAGCTGCTTTAATATCAATAAACGCGTGGACACCAAACACAAGCACGTTATCGCGTTGTACACGAAAGACGAATGCTTCTGCTTGATTTTCGAGAGCGAAAAAGAGCTGGACGAATGGCTGAAGGAGATGCTTTTACTTCAGAGCGGAGATGTAGCCGATGGAGAGCAACCTCGGCCTATATTTG AACATGTATGGCAAGTTACAATGCAGAAAAAAGGACTAGGTGAACGAAAGAATATTCATGGTCCCTATAGGCTATGTTTAACTGTTCGAACATTAAGTCTGGTGAAAATTGGGGCAGAGGATAATTCAGATTCTATTGAATTTCCT CTACATTGCATCAGACGATGCGGGCGTATGAGTCGTATCTTCTATATGGAAGTAGGTCGTTCGGCAGTCACTGGTGGCGGAGAATTGTGGATGGAAGCTGAAGACTGCAACATAACACACAATATGCATGCTGCTATTATGAATGCCATGAGTAATTCTCGTAGCACTAAAGACGACGTGGAACCACGTCAGAGAATGCGTAGCTCCTCTGCGACCGAAGCCAGCAAGCCGATCTTAGTCTTACAACGTCGCCACACTGGACAAAAATTCTATAATTTTTCACCATTAG AAGAACACAGGACGCACAAGGAGCAGGTGGATCCACTGCAGGAACAGGAGCAGTCTAATCAGATTCAGAGTACCTCTTCTTGCAATACAGTCACGG CCGTTGCTGGTACCGGGGCTGGGACTGCTGGGATTGCCTCGACTAATACCAACTGTGCCACTACTACTAGACGTCGTCATTCGGTAGCGAGTCATCCCCATTCCGTCAATAATTCCCAATCCGTTCATGTCACAACAACAAGCACAACTACAACAACAACTAGCACCACTATCACCATCACTACGACCGCTACCGTGACCACCACAACCACAACCGCGACAATATCCCATCAGAGAACCCTGTCGCTGCCCTTAGCTGCCGTTATTATCAATCAAATGCAATCATCTAAAAGATCAGTTTTACgct GTGCAAACGGCCGCGACAGATGCGACAGCTTACCGTCGAGGGCTCGTACAACCAGCGAGAGTCATCCCGCGTCGGTGTTGAGCCATTCCCGGAATACTCACTTTGTGTCTCACATTCTGAGACCGCATTCGATGTACGTGAGAGGCCTTTCTTATTCGCCACCAATCGCCTCGATGCCTATCAGTCCCGCTTCCGGAGCTTGCTCCACGGATTCCGCGGGCTCGTCCCTCTCGATGGACGATGGTGGTGAAAACGTGTTAGAGGAGGGCACGGTATCCAGATACGGACATTCTTTGACTCCAGACGAGCCGGTCATTCTGGAGGAGAATTGCGACGATTACGCTTCGTGGTCTATGTCACACTCGCATCACAAATATTCGCCAAATTTCAAGTCGCATTCTCCTTCCCAG AGTTCCTATATAGATATGTACAGCCCTTGCGGATCGAGTCCTGGTCGCGGTGGAGCCTACATGCCAATGATTTCAGGGACAGGGCACTCGCATTCGCGGGGGTCATCTCTCGTCGAAGAAACCAGTACTTTACCAGAGGGTTACGTACCTATGGCACCCGTTGGAAACAACGGATATGTCGATATGGATCCTTCGCATAGTCACAACGGCCATTTCTCTGATGATACGTCACAGCACGGTGGCAGTAGCTGTTCTGTTACTTCCGGTACACCTAGCACAGACCTTCGGTTTTCTGAATATCATTTGGACAAAGTATCGAGTTTTCTACCGCCCGGGGAAGATTTACAAGCTAGACCAGCGAGAGCCTATTCCATTGGATCTCGACCAGAACCTGCAAACAGGCATCGTAAGAATAG gTTGGATATTACTCAACAGGAAGCCAGTAGGGTGCGAGCTTTCTCCGTAGGCAGTAGGTTCAAGAGACCTGATATCGGGAGATTAGCGAACGTGATCACTGCACCATTGCCACCTGGTTCTGAAAATCCGAGTTCCAACAAATCGAACTCGGCCCCGTTGCTGTCCAGTTCTTGGGGACACAACTCTGGTTGTTCCACAACCTCCGAGCGCATGGAAGATCTAATGGAATTGGACTTTACGAAACCCAGTATTTCTACAACACTTCATTCATCGCCTTCGTCTTATTCGCAATCACAATCTCAATCGTACTCATACTCTACTGCCACCGACACCAGTTCCTATGTTGATATGTCTCCTGGACAACCGCCCTCGTCGACCACTGCCCCGTACGTCGATATGAGTCGCATTAATAAG ATCAAtcgtaataacaataacaatacaaTCACTGCCAATCAAAATCATAGTCATATACATGTGACGTCTTCTGCTTCCACGCATAAACCCGAGTTTACTACTTTGAAGCCAGTGGAAGAAGCAGAAGGTTCATACATGAGAATGGATGGCGTAATGGAGGATTGGTCTCACTCCGATACGAGTCCTAAGTTAATTTCGTCGCCTACGCAAGAAGAATGCGTCCAATCGAACGGACCACCAG GGGTCACGAGAACGGCACCAGTCGATCTTCCGCGGCGCCCACCCGTCGATTATGTCGAGATGAACTTTAAATCGAGAACAATCTTAGAACAAGACTACATAAATATGAATATGAGTAATCGAAACAACCGTAAATCATCAACGCGGACAGGTAATCGGAAGGAGAAGTTGCGCTCTCAACCGATCGCGATCCAAGCTAGCAACAAACCTATAAAAGCGCCTAGTTTCTTACCTCTGAACGGAAGCCCGGAATCGGAAAGCTTGTCGAGTACTCCTGCCTCGCCCCCGCGGGCAACACCGACCGGTTCCTCAGCGACTATCTTCCCTTTCTCCTTGAACAGTCCCCAATCGCCCGAGAAATCTTTCATTCATCAAAAGAATAACGACGATTTGTCCGAGTTGAATATGACTTCCAAGACTACCGACTGCGCCATCGTGGAGCCCGCGAGTAGGATCAACACTGTGAACAATTCCGTTACAGTAACGGAAGCGAACAACACTTTGCCCAACAAAGTAATCAACGATAGACCGGCCAGCCCCGCGGGGAAGGATAATCAAGTAAATCGAGTGATATCGAATTTGTTGGCCTCGCAAGACAATATATTGAACGCCGTAACGAAGAAGTTCGCCGATTTGAACTTGTCGAAGCCACGTTTGATTACCGCGTCACCTAACACCAGCTCTACGTTGTCCGGATTTAAGGCAACCGTTGAAAATCCAATCGTCGAGAAACAACCGTCGTCTCCAAAATTGTCGGACGAGACACCAACACCTACGGCCACGCCAAGCCCGTTAGAGAACGAGAGTTACGACAAGCTGCAGCAATCGGATGCGTCGATTTTGCACTACGCTAGTCTCGATCTTCCCGAGATCGGTAGCACGGCGCCAGTTTCGCCGGCGTCGCAGGAGAGTTTCAATTACGCCgagatcgatttcgaaaaaCTGAAGCAAAATTAA
- the Chico gene encoding insulin receptor substrate 1 chico isoform X1, giving the protein MSSGRGLVSPSGGPVVRCGHVKKLKTQKKKFFVLRGEAPGYPACLEYYDSKKKFENRQPPKRSIMLDSCFNINKRVDTKHKHVIALYTKDECFCLIFESEKELDEWLKEMLLLQSGDVADGEQPRPIFEHVWQVTMQKKGLGERKNIHGPYRLCLTVRTLSLVKIGAEDNSDSIEFPLHCIRRCGRMSRIFYMEVGRSAVTGGGELWMEAEDCNITHNMHAAIMNAMSNSRSTKDDVEPRQRMRSSSATEASKPILVLQRRHTGQKFYNFSPLEEHRTHKEQVDPLQEQEQSNQIQSTSSCNTVTAVAGTGAGTAGIASTNTNCATTTRRRHSVASHPHSVNNSQSVHVTTTSTTTTTTSTTITITTTATVTTTTTTATISHQRTLSLPLAAVIINQMQSSKRSVLRCANGRDRCDSLPSRARTTSESHPASVLSHSRNTHFVSHILRPHSMYVRGLSYSPPIASMPISPASGACSTDSAGSSLSMDDGGENVLEEGTVSRYGHSLTPDEPVILEENCDDYASWSMSHSHHKYSPNFKSHSPSQQSSYIDMYSPCGSSPGRGGAYMPMISGTGHSHSRGSSLVEETSTLPEGYVPMAPVGNNGYVDMDPSHSHNGHFSDDTSQHGGSSCSVTSGTPSTDLRFSEYHLDKVSSFLPPGEDLQARPARAYSIGSRPEPANRHRKNRLDITQQEASRVRAFSVGSRFKRPDIGRLANVITAPLPPGSENPSSNKSNSAPLLSSSWGHNSGCSTTSERMEDLMELDFTKPSISTTLHSSPSSYSQSQSQSYSYSTATDTSSYVDMSPGQPPSSTTAPYVDMSRINKINRNNNNNTITANQNHSHIHVTSSASTHKPEFTTLKPVEEAEGSYMRMDGVMEDWSHSDTSPKLISSPTQEECVQSNGPPGVTRTAPVDLPRRPPVDYVEMNFKSRTILEQDYINMNMSNRNNRKSSTRTGNRKEKLRSQPIAIQASNKPIKAPSFLPLNGSPESESLSSTPASPPRATPTGSSATIFPFSLNSPQSPEKSFIHQKNNDDLSELNMTSKTTDCAIVEPASRINTVNNSVTVTEANNTLPNKVINDRPASPAGKDNQVNRVISNLLASQDNILNAVTKKFADLNLSKPRLITASPNTSSTLSGFKATVENPIVEKQPSSPKLSDETPTPTATPSPLENESYDKLQQSDASILHYASLDLPEIGSTAPVSPASQESFNYAEIDFEKLKQN; this is encoded by the exons ATGTCTTCGGGCAGGGGTTTAGTCTCCCCTTCAGGAGGTCCCGTTGTTCGCTGCGGCCATGTAAAGAAACTAAAGACACAAAAGAAGAAATTCTTCGTCCTGCGAGGCGAGGCGCCAGGATATCCCGCTTGTCTCGAATATTACGAtagcaaaaagaagttcgagAACAGACAGCCGCCGAAACGTAGCATCATGCTAGACAGCTGCTTTAATATCAATAAACGCGTGGACACCAAACACAAGCACGTTATCGCGTTGTACACGAAAGACGAATGCTTCTGCTTGATTTTCGAGAGCGAAAAAGAGCTGGACGAATGGCTGAAGGAGATGCTTTTACTTCAGAGCGGAGATGTAGCCGATGGAGAGCAACCTCGGCCTATATTTG AACATGTATGGCAAGTTACAATGCAGAAAAAAGGACTAGGTGAACGAAAGAATATTCATGGTCCCTATAGGCTATGTTTAACTGTTCGAACATTAAGTCTGGTGAAAATTGGGGCAGAGGATAATTCAGATTCTATTGAATTTCCT CTACATTGCATCAGACGATGCGGGCGTATGAGTCGTATCTTCTATATGGAAGTAGGTCGTTCGGCAGTCACTGGTGGCGGAGAATTGTGGATGGAAGCTGAAGACTGCAACATAACACACAATATGCATGCTGCTATTATGAATGCCATGAGTAATTCTCGTAGCACTAAAGACGACGTGGAACCACGTCAGAGAATGCGTAGCTCCTCTGCGACCGAAGCCAGCAAGCCGATCTTAGTCTTACAACGTCGCCACACTGGACAAAAATTCTATAATTTTTCACCATTAG AAGAACACAGGACGCACAAGGAGCAGGTGGATCCACTGCAGGAACAGGAGCAGTCTAATCAGATTCAGAGTACCTCTTCTTGCAATACAGTCACGG CCGTTGCTGGTACCGGGGCTGGGACTGCTGGGATTGCCTCGACTAATACCAACTGTGCCACTACTACTAGACGTCGTCATTCGGTAGCGAGTCATCCCCATTCCGTCAATAATTCCCAATCCGTTCATGTCACAACAACAAGCACAACTACAACAACAACTAGCACCACTATCACCATCACTACGACCGCTACCGTGACCACCACAACCACAACCGCGACAATATCCCATCAGAGAACCCTGTCGCTGCCCTTAGCTGCCGTTATTATCAATCAAATGCAATCATCTAAAAGATCAGTTTTACgct GTGCAAACGGCCGCGACAGATGCGACAGCTTACCGTCGAGGGCTCGTACAACCAGCGAGAGTCATCCCGCGTCGGTGTTGAGCCATTCCCGGAATACTCACTTTGTGTCTCACATTCTGAGACCGCATTCGATGTACGTGAGAGGCCTTTCTTATTCGCCACCAATCGCCTCGATGCCTATCAGTCCCGCTTCCGGAGCTTGCTCCACGGATTCCGCGGGCTCGTCCCTCTCGATGGACGATGGTGGTGAAAACGTGTTAGAGGAGGGCACGGTATCCAGATACGGACATTCTTTGACTCCAGACGAGCCGGTCATTCTGGAGGAGAATTGCGACGATTACGCTTCGTGGTCTATGTCACACTCGCATCACAAATATTCGCCAAATTTCAAGTCGCATTCTCCTTCCCAG CAGAGTTCCTATATAGATATGTACAGCCCTTGCGGATCGAGTCCTGGTCGCGGTGGAGCCTACATGCCAATGATTTCAGGGACAGGGCACTCGCATTCGCGGGGGTCATCTCTCGTCGAAGAAACCAGTACTTTACCAGAGGGTTACGTACCTATGGCACCCGTTGGAAACAACGGATATGTCGATATGGATCCTTCGCATAGTCACAACGGCCATTTCTCTGATGATACGTCACAGCACGGTGGCAGTAGCTGTTCTGTTACTTCCGGTACACCTAGCACAGACCTTCGGTTTTCTGAATATCATTTGGACAAAGTATCGAGTTTTCTACCGCCCGGGGAAGATTTACAAGCTAGACCAGCGAGAGCCTATTCCATTGGATCTCGACCAGAACCTGCAAACAGGCATCGTAAGAATAG gTTGGATATTACTCAACAGGAAGCCAGTAGGGTGCGAGCTTTCTCCGTAGGCAGTAGGTTCAAGAGACCTGATATCGGGAGATTAGCGAACGTGATCACTGCACCATTGCCACCTGGTTCTGAAAATCCGAGTTCCAACAAATCGAACTCGGCCCCGTTGCTGTCCAGTTCTTGGGGACACAACTCTGGTTGTTCCACAACCTCCGAGCGCATGGAAGATCTAATGGAATTGGACTTTACGAAACCCAGTATTTCTACAACACTTCATTCATCGCCTTCGTCTTATTCGCAATCACAATCTCAATCGTACTCATACTCTACTGCCACCGACACCAGTTCCTATGTTGATATGTCTCCTGGACAACCGCCCTCGTCGACCACTGCCCCGTACGTCGATATGAGTCGCATTAATAAG ATCAAtcgtaataacaataacaatacaaTCACTGCCAATCAAAATCATAGTCATATACATGTGACGTCTTCTGCTTCCACGCATAAACCCGAGTTTACTACTTTGAAGCCAGTGGAAGAAGCAGAAGGTTCATACATGAGAATGGATGGCGTAATGGAGGATTGGTCTCACTCCGATACGAGTCCTAAGTTAATTTCGTCGCCTACGCAAGAAGAATGCGTCCAATCGAACGGACCACCAG GGGTCACGAGAACGGCACCAGTCGATCTTCCGCGGCGCCCACCCGTCGATTATGTCGAGATGAACTTTAAATCGAGAACAATCTTAGAACAAGACTACATAAATATGAATATGAGTAATCGAAACAACCGTAAATCATCAACGCGGACAGGTAATCGGAAGGAGAAGTTGCGCTCTCAACCGATCGCGATCCAAGCTAGCAACAAACCTATAAAAGCGCCTAGTTTCTTACCTCTGAACGGAAGCCCGGAATCGGAAAGCTTGTCGAGTACTCCTGCCTCGCCCCCGCGGGCAACACCGACCGGTTCCTCAGCGACTATCTTCCCTTTCTCCTTGAACAGTCCCCAATCGCCCGAGAAATCTTTCATTCATCAAAAGAATAACGACGATTTGTCCGAGTTGAATATGACTTCCAAGACTACCGACTGCGCCATCGTGGAGCCCGCGAGTAGGATCAACACTGTGAACAATTCCGTTACAGTAACGGAAGCGAACAACACTTTGCCCAACAAAGTAATCAACGATAGACCGGCCAGCCCCGCGGGGAAGGATAATCAAGTAAATCGAGTGATATCGAATTTGTTGGCCTCGCAAGACAATATATTGAACGCCGTAACGAAGAAGTTCGCCGATTTGAACTTGTCGAAGCCACGTTTGATTACCGCGTCACCTAACACCAGCTCTACGTTGTCCGGATTTAAGGCAACCGTTGAAAATCCAATCGTCGAGAAACAACCGTCGTCTCCAAAATTGTCGGACGAGACACCAACACCTACGGCCACGCCAAGCCCGTTAGAGAACGAGAGTTACGACAAGCTGCAGCAATCGGATGCGTCGATTTTGCACTACGCTAGTCTCGATCTTCCCGAGATCGGTAGCACGGCGCCAGTTTCGCCGGCGTCGCAGGAGAGTTTCAATTACGCCgagatcgatttcgaaaaaCTGAAGCAAAATTAA
- the Chico gene encoding insulin receptor substrate 1 chico isoform X3, which produces MSSGRGLVSPSGGPVVRCGHVKKLKTQKKKFFVLRGEAPGYPACLEYYDSKKKFENRQPPKRSIMLDSCFNINKRVDTKHKHVIALYTKDECFCLIFESEKELDEWLKEMLLLQSGDVADGEQPRPIFEHVWQVTMQKKGLGERKNIHGPYRLCLTVRTLSLVKIGAEDNSDSIEFPLHCIRRCGRMSRIFYMEVGRSAVTGGGELWMEAEDCNITHNMHAAIMNAMSNSRSTKDDVEPRQRMRSSSATEASKPILVLQRRHTGQKFYNFSPLEEHRTHKEQVDPLQEQEQSNQIQSTSSCNTVTGANGRDRCDSLPSRARTTSESHPASVLSHSRNTHFVSHILRPHSMYVRGLSYSPPIASMPISPASGACSTDSAGSSLSMDDGGENVLEEGTVSRYGHSLTPDEPVILEENCDDYASWSMSHSHHKYSPNFKSHSPSQQSSYIDMYSPCGSSPGRGGAYMPMISGTGHSHSRGSSLVEETSTLPEGYVPMAPVGNNGYVDMDPSHSHNGHFSDDTSQHGGSSCSVTSGTPSTDLRFSEYHLDKVSSFLPPGEDLQARPARAYSIGSRPEPANRHRKNRLDITQQEASRVRAFSVGSRFKRPDIGRLANVITAPLPPGSENPSSNKSNSAPLLSSSWGHNSGCSTTSERMEDLMELDFTKPSISTTLHSSPSSYSQSQSQSYSYSTATDTSSYVDMSPGQPPSSTTAPYVDMSRINKINRNNNNNTITANQNHSHIHVTSSASTHKPEFTTLKPVEEAEGSYMRMDGVMEDWSHSDTSPKLISSPTQEECVQSNGPPGVTRTAPVDLPRRPPVDYVEMNFKSRTILEQDYINMNMSNRNNRKSSTRTGNRKEKLRSQPIAIQASNKPIKAPSFLPLNGSPESESLSSTPASPPRATPTGSSATIFPFSLNSPQSPEKSFIHQKNNDDLSELNMTSKTTDCAIVEPASRINTVNNSVTVTEANNTLPNKVINDRPASPAGKDNQVNRVISNLLASQDNILNAVTKKFADLNLSKPRLITASPNTSSTLSGFKATVENPIVEKQPSSPKLSDETPTPTATPSPLENESYDKLQQSDASILHYASLDLPEIGSTAPVSPASQESFNYAEIDFEKLKQN; this is translated from the exons ATGTCTTCGGGCAGGGGTTTAGTCTCCCCTTCAGGAGGTCCCGTTGTTCGCTGCGGCCATGTAAAGAAACTAAAGACACAAAAGAAGAAATTCTTCGTCCTGCGAGGCGAGGCGCCAGGATATCCCGCTTGTCTCGAATATTACGAtagcaaaaagaagttcgagAACAGACAGCCGCCGAAACGTAGCATCATGCTAGACAGCTGCTTTAATATCAATAAACGCGTGGACACCAAACACAAGCACGTTATCGCGTTGTACACGAAAGACGAATGCTTCTGCTTGATTTTCGAGAGCGAAAAAGAGCTGGACGAATGGCTGAAGGAGATGCTTTTACTTCAGAGCGGAGATGTAGCCGATGGAGAGCAACCTCGGCCTATATTTG AACATGTATGGCAAGTTACAATGCAGAAAAAAGGACTAGGTGAACGAAAGAATATTCATGGTCCCTATAGGCTATGTTTAACTGTTCGAACATTAAGTCTGGTGAAAATTGGGGCAGAGGATAATTCAGATTCTATTGAATTTCCT CTACATTGCATCAGACGATGCGGGCGTATGAGTCGTATCTTCTATATGGAAGTAGGTCGTTCGGCAGTCACTGGTGGCGGAGAATTGTGGATGGAAGCTGAAGACTGCAACATAACACACAATATGCATGCTGCTATTATGAATGCCATGAGTAATTCTCGTAGCACTAAAGACGACGTGGAACCACGTCAGAGAATGCGTAGCTCCTCTGCGACCGAAGCCAGCAAGCCGATCTTAGTCTTACAACGTCGCCACACTGGACAAAAATTCTATAATTTTTCACCATTAG AAGAACACAGGACGCACAAGGAGCAGGTGGATCCACTGCAGGAACAGGAGCAGTCTAATCAGATTCAGAGTACCTCTTCTTGCAATACAGTCACGG GTGCAAACGGCCGCGACAGATGCGACAGCTTACCGTCGAGGGCTCGTACAACCAGCGAGAGTCATCCCGCGTCGGTGTTGAGCCATTCCCGGAATACTCACTTTGTGTCTCACATTCTGAGACCGCATTCGATGTACGTGAGAGGCCTTTCTTATTCGCCACCAATCGCCTCGATGCCTATCAGTCCCGCTTCCGGAGCTTGCTCCACGGATTCCGCGGGCTCGTCCCTCTCGATGGACGATGGTGGTGAAAACGTGTTAGAGGAGGGCACGGTATCCAGATACGGACATTCTTTGACTCCAGACGAGCCGGTCATTCTGGAGGAGAATTGCGACGATTACGCTTCGTGGTCTATGTCACACTCGCATCACAAATATTCGCCAAATTTCAAGTCGCATTCTCCTTCCCAG CAGAGTTCCTATATAGATATGTACAGCCCTTGCGGATCGAGTCCTGGTCGCGGTGGAGCCTACATGCCAATGATTTCAGGGACAGGGCACTCGCATTCGCGGGGGTCATCTCTCGTCGAAGAAACCAGTACTTTACCAGAGGGTTACGTACCTATGGCACCCGTTGGAAACAACGGATATGTCGATATGGATCCTTCGCATAGTCACAACGGCCATTTCTCTGATGATACGTCACAGCACGGTGGCAGTAGCTGTTCTGTTACTTCCGGTACACCTAGCACAGACCTTCGGTTTTCTGAATATCATTTGGACAAAGTATCGAGTTTTCTACCGCCCGGGGAAGATTTACAAGCTAGACCAGCGAGAGCCTATTCCATTGGATCTCGACCAGAACCTGCAAACAGGCATCGTAAGAATAG gTTGGATATTACTCAACAGGAAGCCAGTAGGGTGCGAGCTTTCTCCGTAGGCAGTAGGTTCAAGAGACCTGATATCGGGAGATTAGCGAACGTGATCACTGCACCATTGCCACCTGGTTCTGAAAATCCGAGTTCCAACAAATCGAACTCGGCCCCGTTGCTGTCCAGTTCTTGGGGACACAACTCTGGTTGTTCCACAACCTCCGAGCGCATGGAAGATCTAATGGAATTGGACTTTACGAAACCCAGTATTTCTACAACACTTCATTCATCGCCTTCGTCTTATTCGCAATCACAATCTCAATCGTACTCATACTCTACTGCCACCGACACCAGTTCCTATGTTGATATGTCTCCTGGACAACCGCCCTCGTCGACCACTGCCCCGTACGTCGATATGAGTCGCATTAATAAG ATCAAtcgtaataacaataacaatacaaTCACTGCCAATCAAAATCATAGTCATATACATGTGACGTCTTCTGCTTCCACGCATAAACCCGAGTTTACTACTTTGAAGCCAGTGGAAGAAGCAGAAGGTTCATACATGAGAATGGATGGCGTAATGGAGGATTGGTCTCACTCCGATACGAGTCCTAAGTTAATTTCGTCGCCTACGCAAGAAGAATGCGTCCAATCGAACGGACCACCAG GGGTCACGAGAACGGCACCAGTCGATCTTCCGCGGCGCCCACCCGTCGATTATGTCGAGATGAACTTTAAATCGAGAACAATCTTAGAACAAGACTACATAAATATGAATATGAGTAATCGAAACAACCGTAAATCATCAACGCGGACAGGTAATCGGAAGGAGAAGTTGCGCTCTCAACCGATCGCGATCCAAGCTAGCAACAAACCTATAAAAGCGCCTAGTTTCTTACCTCTGAACGGAAGCCCGGAATCGGAAAGCTTGTCGAGTACTCCTGCCTCGCCCCCGCGGGCAACACCGACCGGTTCCTCAGCGACTATCTTCCCTTTCTCCTTGAACAGTCCCCAATCGCCCGAGAAATCTTTCATTCATCAAAAGAATAACGACGATTTGTCCGAGTTGAATATGACTTCCAAGACTACCGACTGCGCCATCGTGGAGCCCGCGAGTAGGATCAACACTGTGAACAATTCCGTTACAGTAACGGAAGCGAACAACACTTTGCCCAACAAAGTAATCAACGATAGACCGGCCAGCCCCGCGGGGAAGGATAATCAAGTAAATCGAGTGATATCGAATTTGTTGGCCTCGCAAGACAATATATTGAACGCCGTAACGAAGAAGTTCGCCGATTTGAACTTGTCGAAGCCACGTTTGATTACCGCGTCACCTAACACCAGCTCTACGTTGTCCGGATTTAAGGCAACCGTTGAAAATCCAATCGTCGAGAAACAACCGTCGTCTCCAAAATTGTCGGACGAGACACCAACACCTACGGCCACGCCAAGCCCGTTAGAGAACGAGAGTTACGACAAGCTGCAGCAATCGGATGCGTCGATTTTGCACTACGCTAGTCTCGATCTTCCCGAGATCGGTAGCACGGCGCCAGTTTCGCCGGCGTCGCAGGAGAGTTTCAATTACGCCgagatcgatttcgaaaaaCTGAAGCAAAATTAA